In Synechococcus sp. KORDI-100, a single window of DNA contains:
- a CDS encoding RNB domain-containing ribonuclease has protein sequence MKFTVADVLDQLSVETPTSPAVLAKSLKLTNKNDKLSLETALSALGRLGVIESRDSDGLLRGDNPDLIEARLRCSSKGFCFAIRDDGGEDIYIRDHQLNHAWNGDRVLVRILREGGRRRSPEGGVQCILERATTTLLGQVEQQDDQLVAVPLDDRLLTSIQLPGEDAEHLQQDPPTSVVEIHVDRYPVAQCPAEGHVARSLPLSGGAASDRDLLLTKAGLQARPAAPRVSPKSPATKGRTDLTDQPALLLRSWNHDEAPFLPAVHVEPHSGGSRLWVHVPSVAERVGCGNSLDLWLRERSEAICLGEVWQPLLNEPLSKASQFNVDETAEAISVRLDVTANGELSDWSFTLSSIRPIATIGPAQLKALAARKPKARTIPAALKSIKDQLGQLETLLFCARCLLESEQRRGAIQLELHTPEIDALGDLIWVDPTGLRHRWFDALDATDPQSLLQPLLRAANRAWGRHATALRLPGIQLHSGQADDTALTDVAKTALALDLPLELNDEGSPSASELMALIEKAPQRRVLEQQLSHALQDGFFGSLNGRTEPQDGGETTVTLPDTEPAVEPSSSEPLVPWCCPGQMYVDLANQQVIVTLLSDGKDRPTVRHKQRLTLGNRDCAGQVSWPLFAGSIEDKLQQLCTDRLIQKLNGRRRQILELERDLVAMVLARTAEPMLNKDLDGRISGVQSYGFFVEVGPTAVEGLVHVSSLNDDWYEYRSRQSRLVGRKNRRTYQLGDPVRVKVIKVDVLRNQIDLEVASEPVVDPSAEQEPAAVPVTLSDG, from the coding sequence ATGAAATTCACGGTCGCCGACGTCCTGGATCAGCTGTCTGTTGAGACACCGACGTCACCAGCTGTTCTGGCGAAAAGCCTCAAACTCACCAACAAAAACGACAAGCTCTCGCTGGAGACGGCTCTCTCGGCTCTGGGTCGTTTGGGGGTGATCGAGTCCCGCGACAGTGACGGGTTGCTGCGTGGGGATAACCCAGACCTGATCGAAGCCCGACTGCGATGCAGCAGCAAAGGCTTCTGCTTCGCGATCCGTGACGATGGCGGCGAAGACATCTATATCCGTGATCATCAGCTGAATCACGCCTGGAACGGAGACAGGGTTCTGGTGCGAATTCTCCGGGAGGGGGGTCGCCGTCGCTCGCCTGAAGGAGGTGTCCAGTGCATTCTCGAGCGGGCGACCACAACGCTGCTCGGCCAGGTGGAGCAGCAGGACGACCAGCTGGTTGCTGTACCCCTCGATGATCGGCTGCTGACCAGCATTCAGCTGCCCGGAGAGGACGCTGAGCACCTACAACAAGATCCTCCAACCTCGGTGGTCGAGATCCATGTGGATCGCTACCCCGTGGCCCAGTGCCCGGCCGAGGGCCATGTGGCACGCTCTCTCCCCCTCAGCGGCGGGGCAGCCTCAGACCGTGATCTTCTGCTCACGAAAGCAGGACTACAGGCCCGTCCCGCGGCTCCGAGAGTGTCGCCTAAATCACCAGCCACCAAGGGGAGAACCGACCTCACTGATCAACCCGCTCTGTTGCTGCGCAGCTGGAACCACGATGAGGCACCGTTCCTGCCTGCCGTCCATGTCGAGCCCCATTCCGGTGGATCGCGGTTGTGGGTCCACGTGCCGTCCGTGGCCGAGCGGGTCGGCTGCGGGAACAGTCTCGATCTCTGGTTGAGGGAGCGCTCAGAGGCGATCTGTCTCGGGGAGGTCTGGCAGCCTCTGCTCAACGAACCGCTCAGCAAAGCCAGCCAGTTCAACGTCGATGAAACCGCTGAGGCCATCAGCGTTCGCCTTGATGTCACCGCGAATGGAGAGCTCAGCGACTGGTCCTTCACGCTCAGTTCAATCCGTCCGATCGCAACCATCGGACCGGCGCAGTTGAAGGCCTTAGCCGCTCGCAAACCGAAGGCACGCACCATTCCTGCGGCCCTGAAGTCCATCAAGGATCAACTCGGGCAACTTGAAACGCTGCTCTTCTGCGCCCGCTGTTTGCTTGAGAGCGAGCAGCGCCGGGGTGCGATTCAGCTGGAGCTTCACACTCCGGAGATCGATGCGCTGGGTGATTTGATCTGGGTCGACCCCACCGGACTGCGTCATCGCTGGTTTGATGCCCTTGATGCAACGGATCCCCAGTCGTTACTCCAACCGCTGCTGAGAGCGGCCAACCGAGCCTGGGGTCGTCACGCCACCGCATTGCGGCTGCCTGGTATTCAGTTGCACAGCGGTCAAGCCGACGACACTGCGCTCACGGATGTTGCCAAAACGGCCCTCGCCCTGGACCTGCCCCTGGAACTGAATGACGAGGGCAGCCCTTCGGCCTCTGAATTGATGGCTTTGATCGAAAAGGCTCCGCAACGCAGGGTGCTCGAGCAACAGCTCAGTCACGCCTTGCAGGACGGATTTTTCGGATCACTCAATGGCAGGACGGAACCTCAGGACGGGGGAGAGACGACCGTGACCCTGCCCGACACGGAGCCAGCTGTCGAACCATCCAGCTCAGAGCCCTTGGTGCCCTGGTGCTGCCCAGGTCAGATGTATGTGGATCTGGCGAACCAGCAGGTCATCGTGACCCTTCTCAGTGACGGCAAGGACCGGCCAACCGTCAGGCATAAGCAACGTCTCACCCTGGGCAACCGCGACTGCGCCGGTCAGGTGTCCTGGCCGTTGTTCGCCGGATCGATCGAGGACAAGCTTCAGCAGCTCTGCACGGATCGTCTGATCCAGAAACTGAACGGGAGACGCCGCCAGATTCTCGAGTTGGAAAGGGACCTGGTCGCCATGGTCCTGGCCAGGACGGCAGAACCGATGTTGAACAAGGATCTTGATGGCCGGATCAGCGGTGTTCAGAGCTATGGATTTTTTGTTGAGGTTGGACCCACTGCCGTTGAAGGTCTGGTTCATGTCAGCTCCCTGAATGACGACTGGTACGAATACCGATCCAGACAGAGCCGATTGGTCGGACGAAAGAACAGACGCACCTATCAGCTGGGAGATCCCGTTCGCGTGAAGGTGATCAAGGTGGATGTTCTCAGAAACCAGATCGACCTCGAAGTGGCATCAGAGCCGGTTGTTGATCCCTCCGCCGAGCAAGAACCGGCTGCCGTTCCTGTCACCCTCAGCGACGGCTGA
- a CDS encoding TMEM165/GDT1 family protein produces the protein MQSGSNERPAFLTVLVSTFTTVFVAELGDKTQLATLLLSAQSGAPWLVFLGAATALIASSLVGVLVGRWLAQVLPPERLQLMAGVLMIGLGLWLGAQAGRSLFLASSAA, from the coding sequence ATGCAATCCGGCTCGAATGAACGACCGGCTTTTCTGACAGTGCTCGTCAGCACCTTCACAACGGTGTTCGTTGCGGAGCTGGGTGACAAGACACAGCTCGCCACCCTGCTTCTGTCCGCTCAGTCCGGAGCTCCCTGGTTGGTCTTTCTCGGCGCAGCAACAGCGTTGATCGCCTCCAGCCTTGTCGGCGTGCTCGTGGGTCGCTGGTTGGCGCAGGTTCTGCCACCGGAACGGCTGCAATTGATGGCCGGCGTTCTGATGATCGGACTTGGCCTCTGGCTGGGAGCCCAGGCAGGCCGCTCTCTTTTTCTTGCTTCATCCGCAGCTTGA
- a CDS encoding phosphoribulokinase gives MDPDRPLKIPARDLDRLLASIGVMNRQDWKQSWLDRDIQTVGRDLWAPGTSADWLWCLALPLLTLAERRAGMHRSLIGLSALPGCGKTTLGAWLEVAAAAIGLSFQVVSIDDFYLSSPALDQSMQGNPWGVPRAIPGSHELQLMALALDAWKSGGQVQFPCFDKALREGRGDRSGWRICDASVVLLEGWFVGCEPLAETDAIDIGSDHLDPPLQEAELRYRSAVQASLKAYRPIWQQLDHLWQIKAPDLNAPSLWKRQQNDSQQRLRGAGLPDDELRNFIRMVSSAIPSISFDLADADVVFSADAQRNLRSLQLRD, from the coding sequence TTGGATCCTGATCGCCCCCTTAAGATCCCGGCCCGCGATCTCGATCGGCTGCTGGCCTCGATTGGGGTGATGAATCGGCAGGACTGGAAACAGAGCTGGCTGGATCGCGATATCCAAACGGTTGGCCGAGACCTGTGGGCGCCCGGTACCTCAGCTGACTGGCTCTGGTGCCTGGCCCTCCCGCTGTTGACGCTGGCTGAGCGAAGGGCCGGGATGCATCGGAGCCTGATCGGACTCAGTGCTCTGCCTGGATGCGGGAAGACCACGCTCGGCGCCTGGCTGGAGGTTGCCGCTGCAGCGATCGGCCTGTCCTTTCAGGTGGTGTCCATCGACGACTTCTACCTGTCCAGTCCGGCGCTGGACCAATCCATGCAGGGCAACCCCTGGGGTGTTCCAAGGGCGATACCCGGGAGCCATGAGCTGCAGCTGATGGCACTCGCACTGGATGCGTGGAAGTCTGGAGGGCAGGTGCAGTTCCCCTGTTTCGACAAGGCCCTTCGCGAGGGGCGCGGAGATCGCAGCGGTTGGCGAATCTGTGATGCCTCGGTGGTGCTTCTTGAAGGGTGGTTCGTTGGTTGTGAACCGCTGGCTGAGACCGACGCGATTGACATCGGGTCGGATCATCTCGACCCTCCCCTTCAGGAGGCAGAGCTCCGCTATCGGTCAGCCGTCCAGGCTTCGCTGAAGGCGTATCGACCGATCTGGCAGCAACTGGACCACCTCTGGCAGATCAAGGCACCGGATCTGAACGCTCCGTCTCTGTGGAAACGCCAGCAGAACGACTCCCAGCAGCGCCTGCGGGGAGCGGGACTTCCGGATGATGAACTGAGGAACTTCATTCGGATGGTCAGCTCAGCCATCCCATCGATCAGCTTCGATCTCGCTGATGCCGATGTGGTTTTCTCAGCGGATGCGCAGCGGAATCTTCGATCCCTGCAGCTCCGAGACTGA
- the recJ gene encoding single-stranded-DNA-specific exonuclease RecJ produces the protein MSETKHSWIWSLPAVIEPDPLSGCDLSLPLRCLLMRRGIKTVQEAFDLLDPPALPDPSTQFPDLRAAVERISRACREQEALAICGDYDADGMTSSALLLQALTPLGARPTVAIPSRSDDGYGLNPRMVQELHDSGIRVLITVDNGVSARKALELASELAMEVIVTDHHTIPEERPPMAALIHPATTPQTSPYRGLAGVGLAYVLALAVAEDLQRPEAIRSARDLFCIGTVADMAPLQGANRRWLHEGLRHLHRTDCAGLKALQRLAGLDDRPLRSDDIGFQIAPRINAVGRLGEPSLVVDLLTSVDADVAMGLARRCDDYNRQRRDLCDAIEAEAVALIEADTGGLPPFLLLAQSHWHHGVIGIVAARLVERYHRPAALLAGEGNGMLRASVRAPKGFAVDAALKACHTLLDRYGGHPAAGGFTVVAAHVSALHAQLNDLAQHWLSGAGEGLPVQPEALLRLSQIDWELWSELQKLEPFGVGNEAPLFWARDCAVLNSRLLSGGHLSLTLSQDDVQRRAIAWRWRSEEALPERCDVAFTIGMNRWKGETRVQLELKALRQHSECIDLVRGDHRYNARRVSETGLAVRNDEGQEICAEIKPGSTLISNDPLARHPMVLQLLEEASLGLGLRP, from the coding sequence TTGTCTGAAACCAAGCATTCCTGGATCTGGTCCCTTCCCGCAGTCATCGAGCCGGATCCCCTGTCGGGATGCGACTTGTCGTTACCTCTGCGTTGTCTCTTGATGCGGCGAGGCATCAAGACCGTACAGGAGGCCTTCGATCTGCTCGATCCACCGGCACTTCCGGATCCGAGCACGCAGTTCCCTGATCTCAGAGCAGCGGTCGAGCGCATCAGCCGTGCTTGCAGAGAACAGGAGGCTCTGGCGATCTGTGGTGATTACGACGCCGATGGCATGACGAGCAGTGCCCTTCTGCTGCAGGCACTGACCCCGTTGGGGGCCAGACCGACCGTGGCGATTCCATCGCGGAGTGATGACGGCTACGGGCTGAATCCACGCATGGTTCAGGAGCTGCATGACTCCGGCATCAGGGTTCTGATCACCGTCGACAACGGCGTTTCAGCGCGGAAGGCACTCGAACTGGCCAGCGAGCTCGCCATGGAGGTGATCGTCACGGACCACCACACCATCCCTGAGGAACGCCCGCCGATGGCGGCGCTGATTCATCCGGCCACGACACCCCAAACCTCGCCCTATCGGGGTCTGGCCGGCGTGGGACTTGCCTATGTGCTGGCATTGGCGGTCGCAGAGGATCTGCAACGACCAGAAGCGATCCGCTCAGCAAGGGATCTGTTCTGCATCGGCACAGTGGCCGACATGGCCCCGTTGCAGGGGGCGAATCGACGCTGGCTGCATGAGGGACTGAGACATCTGCACCGCACGGACTGTGCTGGGCTCAAAGCCCTTCAGCGACTGGCTGGACTGGACGATCGGCCCTTGCGCAGCGACGACATCGGTTTTCAGATCGCCCCTCGGATCAATGCGGTCGGGCGTCTCGGGGAGCCCAGTCTGGTGGTGGATCTTCTGACATCCGTGGATGCGGATGTCGCCATGGGGCTGGCACGACGCTGCGATGACTACAACCGTCAGCGACGGGACCTTTGCGATGCGATCGAAGCCGAGGCCGTTGCTCTCATCGAAGCGGACACGGGGGGGCTGCCTCCCTTTCTGCTGCTTGCCCAGTCCCACTGGCATCACGGCGTCATCGGCATTGTCGCGGCACGTCTTGTTGAGCGGTACCACCGGCCTGCGGCCCTACTCGCCGGTGAAGGGAACGGCATGTTGAGGGCATCGGTGCGAGCACCGAAGGGCTTTGCCGTTGATGCTGCTCTCAAGGCTTGCCACACGCTCCTGGACCGCTACGGAGGGCATCCCGCTGCCGGTGGTTTCACCGTGGTCGCTGCCCATGTCAGTGCACTGCATGCGCAGCTGAATGACCTGGCGCAGCACTGGTTGTCCGGCGCCGGAGAGGGGCTCCCAGTTCAGCCGGAAGCCCTCCTACGTCTCTCACAGATCGACTGGGAACTCTGGAGCGAGCTGCAGAAGCTTGAACCCTTTGGTGTCGGCAACGAAGCGCCCCTGTTCTGGGCGAGAGATTGCGCAGTTTTGAACTCGCGCCTTCTCAGTGGTGGCCATCTCTCTCTCACACTCAGTCAGGACGATGTTCAACGACGCGCCATCGCCTGGCGCTGGCGCAGCGAGGAGGCGTTGCCGGAACGCTGTGATGTTGCGTTCACCATCGGAATGAACCGCTGGAAGGGTGAAACCCGTGTGCAACTTGAGCTGAAAGCGCTCAGGCAGCACAGTGAATGCATTGATCTGGTGCGCGGCGATCACCGCTACAACGCCCGTCGCGTCTCAGAAACAGGGCTTGCTGTTCGTAATGATGAAGGTCAGGAGATCTGCGCGGAGATCAAACCGGGATCAACCCTGATTAGCAACGACCCTCTCGCTCGCCACCCGATGGTGCTTCAACTTCTTGAGGAGGCCTCTCTCGGTCTTGGACTGAGACCTTGA
- a CDS encoding YkgJ family cysteine cluster protein — MNSRGERWQCIRHCGACCYLSPDERQEALAALSDEQRNRYLAMVGNDGWCIHYDSGGRRCRIYSERPDFCRVSQLGELFEVESDSLDAFAMQCCRQQIRSRYGGRSAVMRRFNRAQRAPN; from the coding sequence ATGAACAGTCGCGGAGAACGATGGCAGTGCATTCGACACTGTGGCGCCTGCTGTTATCTGTCTCCGGATGAACGGCAGGAGGCGTTGGCTGCCCTGTCTGACGAGCAGCGCAATCGATATCTGGCGATGGTGGGAAACGACGGTTGGTGCATTCACTACGACAGCGGCGGACGACGTTGCCGCATCTACTCCGAAAGGCCTGATTTCTGCAGGGTCAGTCAGCTTGGCGAACTCTTCGAGGTTGAGTCGGATTCGCTGGACGCCTTTGCAATGCAATGCTGCCGTCAGCAGATTCGCTCACGGTATGGAGGAAGAAGCGCTGTGATGCGTAGGTTCAACCGTGCCCAGCGAGCTCCCAACTGA
- the rpmF gene encoding 50S ribosomal protein L32 → MAVPKKKTSKAKRNQRHAIWKAKAAVAAEKAMSIGKSVLSGRAQGFVYPISETDESES, encoded by the coding sequence ATGGCTGTACCGAAGAAGAAAACCTCCAAGGCCAAGCGCAACCAGCGCCACGCCATCTGGAAAGCCAAAGCAGCCGTGGCTGCGGAGAAGGCCATGTCGATCGGCAAATCGGTGCTGAGCGGCCGGGCTCAGGGATTTGTGTATCCCATCAGCGAAACGGACGAGAGCGAGTCCTGA
- a CDS encoding TMEM165/GDT1 family protein, with amino-acid sequence MDLTLLLSTFVAVFLAELGDKTQLATVALSGTSDRPLAVFLGSSSALVVASLIGALAGGSIASVIPTDLLQLAAGIGFLVIGIRLLWPDREQPDS; translated from the coding sequence ATGGATCTCACCTTGCTTCTGTCCACGTTCGTCGCTGTTTTCCTGGCGGAACTGGGCGACAAGACCCAGCTGGCCACGGTGGCGCTCAGTGGCACCTCCGATCGTCCGCTGGCGGTGTTTCTGGGTTCGTCATCGGCTCTGGTGGTGGCCAGCCTGATTGGTGCCCTGGCAGGCGGATCGATTGCCTCCGTGATTCCAACGGATCTGCTGCAACTGGCTGCAGGAATCGGATTTTTGGTGATCGGCATCCGGCTGCTCTGGCCCGATCGCGAACAACCCGACTCTTAG
- a CDS encoding DUF565 domain-containing protein has protein sequence MSTVQDTRLSRVQGRVGDRLLLGFRGPWLRVSLVLLAVLVGFFLGSNVTEYIGESIALALRSVAAFIFMVMVEILIRLRFRFAGSPISLTWQVIDNLRIGFTYALALEAFKVGS, from the coding sequence ATGAGCACAGTGCAGGACACACGCTTGTCACGGGTTCAGGGTCGTGTTGGCGATCGCCTGTTGCTCGGCTTCAGGGGGCCTTGGTTGCGCGTCAGTCTTGTGCTGCTTGCCGTCCTCGTCGGGTTTTTTCTGGGAAGCAACGTCACGGAGTACATCGGAGAAAGCATTGCGCTTGCGCTGCGATCGGTCGCGGCCTTCATCTTCATGGTGATGGTGGAGATCCTGATCCGTCTGCGATTCAGATTTGCCGGTTCTCCAATCTCCCTGACCTGGCAGGTGATCGATAACCTCAGGATCGGTTTCACGTACGCCCTGGCTCTGGAGGCCTTCAAGGTTGGATCCTGA
- a CDS encoding HAD-IA family hydrolase, whose translation MTQLRAVFWDVDGTLADTEMDGHRPAFNAAFDELGLPIHWDPELYSRLLAIPGGLRRVRIYLSERDLSVSDETLLDLREIKRRHYLGRIQQGHVGWRPGVRRLLHALDKADVPQWIVTSSGYPSVMALLEAGGEDLPRFAGIITSDDVSEGKPSPAGYRLALQRSGCPAAEGLAVEDSAVGLEAARAAGLACLLTPSPWDTGLVSLLSRAVAAVNHLGDPSNPATHLHGPPCSEGLVTLEYLQDLIFGTPR comes from the coding sequence ATGACCCAGCTTCGCGCTGTCTTCTGGGATGTCGATGGCACCCTGGCGGATACGGAGATGGACGGCCATCGTCCGGCCTTCAATGCGGCTTTCGACGAACTCGGTCTGCCGATCCACTGGGACCCCGAGCTCTACTCCAGGCTGCTGGCGATTCCGGGAGGTCTGCGCCGGGTCCGGATCTATCTCTCAGAGCGGGATCTGTCGGTGAGCGATGAGACGCTTCTGGATCTGAGAGAGATCAAACGACGCCACTACCTGGGCCGCATCCAGCAAGGGCATGTCGGCTGGCGACCCGGTGTGCGTCGTCTTCTGCATGCCCTCGACAAGGCCGATGTTCCCCAATGGATCGTCACCTCGAGTGGTTACCCCTCGGTCATGGCCCTGCTTGAGGCTGGTGGCGAGGACCTGCCTCGATTTGCGGGAATCATCACATCCGATGATGTGAGCGAAGGCAAACCCTCACCGGCGGGATACAGGCTTGCCTTGCAGCGGAGCGGTTGCCCTGCTGCAGAGGGCCTTGCTGTGGAGGATTCCGCCGTTGGCCTGGAAGCAGCGCGTGCTGCAGGGCTGGCCTGTCTGCTCACTCCCTCGCCCTGGGACACGGGTCTGGTTTCTCTCCTCTCCCGGGCAGTCGCAGCGGTGAATCATCTCGGTGATCCTTCAAATCCAGCCACCCATCTGCATGGCCCCCCTTGCTCGGAGGGGTTGGTGACGCTGGAGTACCTGCAGGATCTGATCTTCGGCACGCCCCGATGA
- the ftsH gene encoding ATP-dependent zinc metalloprotease FtsH yields the protein MTLFGKGRPEPPSYSDLLKEIQQGKVKSLELVPSRREVKAVYSDGREVSVPVFANDQQILRTAEDSGVPLEVLDTRQEQAMAGLVGNLALILLIIVGLSFLLRRSAQVANRALGFGRSQPRIKPQDDLQVRFEDVAGINQAKQELQEVVTFLKQPESFIRLGAKIPRGVLLVGPPGTGKTLLARAIAGEAEVPFFSMAASEFVELFVGVGASRVRDLFKKAKEKAPCIVFIDEIDAVGRQRGAGIGGGNDEREQTLNQLLTEMDGFADNAGVILLAATNRVDVLDAALTRPGRFDRRIDVGLPDRLGRGEILSVHARTRPLDPSVCLENWARRTPGFSGADLANLLNEAAILTARRRAAAIADSDLEAALERITMGLAAAPLQDSAKKRLIAYHEIGHALVAALLPEADRVDKVTLLPRSGGVGGFTRLWPDEEVLDSGLMTRSSLMARLVVALGGRAAELVVFGREEVTQGASGDLQMVAQLAREMVTRFGFSSLGPVALEGAGTEVFLGRDWFSQRPGYAETTGREIDQQVQELARRSLQRAVELLEPRRIEMDRLVDALIEEETLQGDRFMVLAGLT from the coding sequence CTGACGCTGTTCGGAAAGGGCCGGCCGGAGCCGCCCAGCTACTCGGATCTGCTGAAGGAGATTCAGCAGGGCAAGGTCAAGTCTCTTGAGCTTGTGCCATCACGACGCGAGGTGAAGGCGGTCTACTCCGATGGACGCGAGGTCAGCGTTCCGGTGTTCGCCAATGATCAACAGATCCTGCGAACCGCGGAGGACTCCGGAGTCCCCCTGGAGGTCCTCGACACCCGTCAGGAACAGGCCATGGCGGGATTGGTCGGCAATCTCGCGCTGATTCTTCTGATCATCGTCGGTCTTTCCTTTCTGTTGCGACGCTCTGCCCAGGTCGCCAATCGTGCGCTCGGTTTCGGGCGCAGCCAACCGCGGATCAAACCGCAGGACGATCTCCAGGTTCGCTTTGAGGATGTCGCCGGAATCAACCAGGCCAAGCAGGAGCTTCAGGAGGTCGTCACGTTCCTGAAGCAACCGGAAAGCTTCATTCGTCTCGGCGCCAAGATTCCAAGGGGCGTTCTCCTGGTCGGGCCACCCGGAACCGGCAAAACCCTGCTGGCCCGAGCCATTGCCGGCGAGGCCGAGGTTCCGTTTTTTTCGATGGCAGCGTCGGAATTCGTCGAGCTGTTCGTCGGGGTTGGCGCGAGCCGGGTTCGAGATCTGTTCAAAAAAGCCAAGGAGAAAGCTCCCTGCATCGTGTTCATCGATGAAATTGATGCTGTTGGCCGTCAGCGTGGTGCCGGCATCGGGGGAGGAAATGACGAGCGTGAACAGACGCTGAATCAGCTGCTCACCGAGATGGACGGCTTCGCGGACAACGCCGGTGTGATTCTTCTGGCCGCCACGAACCGTGTCGATGTTCTGGATGCCGCGCTGACAAGGCCGGGCCGTTTTGACCGGCGAATCGATGTGGGGCTCCCCGATCGACTCGGTCGTGGGGAGATCCTTTCCGTTCATGCCAGGACCCGTCCCCTGGATCCGAGCGTCTGCCTTGAGAACTGGGCCAGACGCACCCCAGGGTTTTCAGGGGCGGACCTGGCCAATCTTCTGAATGAAGCGGCGATCCTCACGGCCCGCCGTCGGGCGGCGGCCATCGCTGACTCCGATCTCGAGGCCGCTCTGGAACGCATCACGATGGGCCTTGCGGCAGCGCCACTTCAGGACAGTGCCAAGAAGCGACTGATCGCTTACCACGAAATTGGCCATGCACTGGTGGCGGCACTGCTGCCGGAGGCGGACCGGGTGGACAAGGTCACGCTTCTTCCCCGCAGTGGTGGGGTCGGGGGGTTTACCCGCCTCTGGCCAGACGAGGAGGTCCTTGATTCCGGCCTGATGACACGCTCAAGTCTGATGGCACGGCTGGTTGTGGCGTTGGGAGGCCGGGCCGCGGAACTGGTCGTTTTCGGTCGCGAGGAGGTGACCCAGGGCGCCAGCGGAGATCTGCAGATGGTGGCCCAGCTGGCCCGTGAGATGGTGACCCGTTTCGGCTTTTCATCCCTGGGCCCAGTGGCGCTTGAGGGAGCTGGCACGGAGGTTTTTCTCGGGCGGGACTGGTTCAGTCAGCGCCCCGGTTATGCCGAGACCACCGGTCGAGAGATCGATCAGCAGGTTCAGGAGCTTGCACGTCGCTCGCTCCAGCGTGCGGTTGAGTTGCTGGAGCCACGTCGAATTGAAATGGATCGCCTGGTTGACGCTCTGATTGAGGAAGAGACCCTTCAGGGTGATCGTTTCATGGTTCTGGCCGGACTCACATGA
- the psb30 gene encoding photosystem II reaction center protein Ycf12/Psb30, translating to MGIDFHLIANFGALALITLAGPAVIFILFYRRGAL from the coding sequence ATGGGCATCGATTTCCACCTGATTGCCAATTTCGGCGCCCTTGCCTTGATCACCCTGGCTGGCCCAGCCGTGATCTTCATTCTCTTCTACCGCCGCGGTGCGCTCTGA